The following DNA comes from Trueperaceae bacterium.
ATCGACCCTGACGAGGCGGCGAAGCGCCTGCAGGCGCTGCAGCGCCGCGGCGGCTGACGGAGGCGTGCGCCCACCAGGGCGAGGGCGGGTGCCCACCAGGGCGAGGGCGGACGTTCCCCGCCCGCAGCGGGACCCGGTCGAGAGGCCGGGTCCCTGCGCTCGGAGGGGTAGCGAGGCCAAGCCTGCCGAGGGGTAACGCGCCTCGGCGCGGCGCTCGGGGGCCGTAGTTATACTGCCGGCTGCATGCCCGACTACTACGCGCTCCTCGGGGTCGATCGCAGCGCCGATGCGGCACAGATCAAGTCGGCGTACCGGCGCCTGGCGCTCAAGTACCACCCCGACCGCAACCCCGGCGACAAGGAGGCCGAGGAGCGCTTCAAGCAGATCAACGAGGCCTACGCCGTGCTCTCGGACCCCGAGAAGCGCAGCCGCTACGACCGCTACGGCACCGTCGACGAGAGCATGCCCGTGGGCATGGACATCTTCGACATCTTCGCCTCAGTCTTCGGCGGCGGCATGGGCGGCATGGGCATGGGCCGGGCGGCTCGCGGCCGCGGCCAACCGGGTGAGGACCTCGAGGTAGAGGTCGAGGTGACGCTCGAACAGGCCTGGGCGGGCGAGACCGTCAAGGTGCCCGTCGAGCGCATGGTCCTGTGCGACCACTGCCACGGCGACAGGGCCGAGCCCGGCACCGACGGCAAGCGCACCTGCCCGACCTGCGGCGGCGTCGGCCAGGTGAGGACGCACGCGCAGTCGCTGTTCGGCACCGTCATGACCACCCGCACCTGCCCCGAGTGCCGGGGCGACGGCCAGGTGATCACCGAGCCGTGCACCGTCTGCGGTGGGCGCGGTCGCCAGCTCCGGACGACGAGCGTCGACGTGCCGCTGCCCAAGGGCATCGACGGCGGCTACCGCCTGCGCGTCCCGAACGCCGGCAACGCCGGCACCGACGGCGGGGCGAGCGGCGACCTCTACGTCTACGTCACCATGGCCCCGCACCCGCACTTCCGGCGCGAGGGCGACGACCTGTACTACGAGCTCGAGGTCGGCATCGCCCAGGCGGCCCTCGGCGGCACCTTCACGGTCCCGACCATGGAGGGCGAGGAGCCCTTCGAGCTGCCCGCCGGCACGCAGCCGTTGGCCGAGTTCCGCCTGCGCGGCCGCGGCATGCCGCGCCTGCGCCAGCCGGGCAAGGGCGACCTCGTCATCGTCGCGAAGGTGGTCGTCCCCACGCGCCTCTCGCCGGAGGCCCGCGAGCTCCTCGAGGCCTACGCGGTCGAGGCCGGGGAGGCCGTCGACGAGCACGAGACCGTGGTCGAGAAGGTGCGCGGCCTGTTCGGCCGCCTCAGGGACCGCCTGCACCGGGACGACGTCCCCGGCACCGAGACCGCCAACTAGGGCACCGAGACGGCCTACTGGCCGCGCCCGCGCCCCACCAGCCCCATCTCCACCAGGCGCGCCCGCAGCAGGGGCACGGCCGCCTCGCCGGTGAGCGGCAGGCGGTGTACGCCGGGCTCGCGCCGGAACCAGGTGCGCTGGCGCTTGGCGTAGCGCGCGGTGGCGACCGTGACCGCCACGACCGCCTCCTCGAGGGAGGCTTCCCCCCGCACGTGCGCGACGACCTCCTTGTAGCCGATCGACTGCCTGGCCGTGGGCAGCTCCGGGTAGCGCTCCAGGAGCGAGCGGACCTCCTCGACGAGCCCCTCCTCGAACTGCCGCCGCGCGCGCTTGGCGATGCGCCGCCTCAGCTCGTCTGCCGGCGGGTCGAGCAGGAACACCTCGTAGGCGAAGCGGGGCCTGGTGGTCGGGAACGCCGACGGCGGACGCCCGGTGAGCCGCAGCACCTCGACGCTGCGCACGACCCGGCGGGGGTTGCGGGCCGCGCGGGCGGCGTCGGCCGGCGAGGCCGCCTCCAGCTCGGCTATGAGCTCGTCGAGGCGGCCCTCCGCGACGGCGCGCCACAGCGGCGCCTGCCGCTCCGGGTCGGCCTCGGGCGCCGTGGGCACCCCCTCGCGCAGCGCCCTGAGGTAGAAGCCGGTACCGCCGACGACCAGCGGCACGCGACCGCGCGAGAACACGTCGGCGATCGCGCCCTCGGCCAGATCGACGAAGCGGGCCACGGAGAAGCGCTCGTCGGGGTCGACGACGTCGACGAGGTGGTGAGTGACGCGGCGGCGCTCCTCGGGCGTCGGCTTGGCGGTGCCGATGTCGAGGCCGCGGTAGACCTGCATCGCGTCGGCGCTGACGACCTCGAGGCCGAGCTCCTCCGCGAGCGCCATGGCGGCCGCGCTCTTCCCCGACGCCGTCGGGCCCACGAGGGCCGGGACGCGTCGGCGCGGCTCGCGGACCGGGTCGAGGTGGTCGGCGTCGTCGTGGTTCGGGCCGGTCAGCGGCTCGTCGCCGCGCGCCTCGTCGCCGCCCGGGCGCGCCCCGGGGGGCGCTGCGGCCACGCCGGCTCCCGCCTCGTCGGTCACGTTGGCGACGTCACGGCCCGTCTCGCGCGAGCCCGGCCACACCTCACCCACGTCGCCAAGCTAGCAGGCGGTGCAGGCCCTCCTCGCGGCCGCGAAGCCAGCAGGCGGCGTCGGCGCTCCGGCGGGGCGCACGGTCGATGAGCCGCTTGCGGGCGCCGTCGAGGCGCCGTGCCCCCGGCGTGCGAGCGCGCCGGCACCGGCGGCCGGAGCGCGCCGTCTCCCGGCCCCTCCCCCCGCTCCCGGGCACCCGCCAAGCAGCCTACGGAGGCCGTCCGAGCCGGTGCTACTATGCAGCGATGAAGATCCAGAAGTACGGCACAGCCGGTGATATCGAGGAGCTGATCGCCGTGCGGGACAGCATCCAGCGGCTCGCCGACGCCCACGGTCCCTCGTCGCCGCTGGTCGTCAGGGCCGACCTCCACGA
Coding sequences within:
- the dnaJ gene encoding molecular chaperone DnaJ translates to MPDYYALLGVDRSADAAQIKSAYRRLALKYHPDRNPGDKEAEERFKQINEAYAVLSDPEKRSRYDRYGTVDESMPVGMDIFDIFASVFGGGMGGMGMGRAARGRGQPGEDLEVEVEVTLEQAWAGETVKVPVERMVLCDHCHGDRAEPGTDGKRTCPTCGGVGQVRTHAQSLFGTVMTTRTCPECRGDGQVITEPCTVCGGRGRQLRTTSVDVPLPKGIDGGYRLRVPNAGNAGTDGGASGDLYVYVTMAPHPHFRREGDDLYYELEVGIAQAALGGTFTVPTMEGEEPFELPAGTQPLAEFRLRGRGMPRLRQPGKGDLVIVAKVVVPTRLSPEARELLEAYAVEAGEAVDEHETVVEKVRGLFGRLRDRLHRDDVPGTETAN
- the miaA gene encoding tRNA (adenosine(37)-N6)-dimethylallyltransferase MiaA, with translation MGEVWPGSRETGRDVANVTDEAGAGVAAAPPGARPGGDEARGDEPLTGPNHDDADHLDPVREPRRRVPALVGPTASGKSAAAMALAEELGLEVVSADAMQVYRGLDIGTAKPTPEERRRVTHHLVDVVDPDERFSVARFVDLAEGAIADVFSRGRVPLVVGGTGFYLRALREGVPTAPEADPERQAPLWRAVAEGRLDELIAELEAASPADAARAARNPRRVVRSVEVLRLTGRPPSAFPTTRPRFAYEVFLLDPPADELRRRIAKRARRQFEEGLVEEVRSLLERYPELPTARQSIGYKEVVAHVRGEASLEEAVVAVTVATARYAKRQRTWFRREPGVHRLPLTGEAAVPLLRARLVEMGLVGRGRGQ